CATCGCCCTGCCCATCGTCATTACCCAGAACCCGGACGTGCTGGCACTGCCGTTCAGCCTGGGCGCTGCGGCGCAGTGGGTCGGCCTGGCGATCCTGTTCCTGGTCGGCTGGCTGCTGTATCGCACCGGCAAGAAAGGCGAGCAGGCGGCGTAAGCGCCTGACCGGCTTGGCCTCGCGCAGCGTCCTCGCTCGCCGCGGCGAGGTCCCGCCTGGCTTGGCCGGACACAGGAAAGACCTTCCATGAATCCGCCTTCGCCCCCCGTGGCTGCCCGCAGGATCGTGCTTGTTTCGGGCGCTCCCGGGTCCGGAAAGACCACGCTGGCAGTACCGCTCGCCAAGTGCTTGGGGCTGCCGCTGTTCTCCAAGGACCTCATCAAGGAAACGCTCGCCGACGCGCTGGGCAGCGGCGATGGGGATCTGCAGGCGTCTCGCAAGCTGGGCGGGGCGTCCATGGAATTGCTCTGGATGCTCGCCCGTTGCGCGCCGGCGGCCGTACTGGAGGCCAATTTCAGGCCGCATAGCGAGTACGAACGAGACCGGATCGGAGCGCTGGACGCCCGGATCGTCGAGGTGCATTGCGATTGCGGTCTGCCCGAGGCCGCCAGGAGATTCGGTGAACGAGCCGCCAGGGCCGGCCATCATGCCGCGCATCCGCTGCGAACCCTCAACGCCGATGATCGTCCGAATACGACCGCCCGATCGGGATCGGCCAACTGATCGCCATCGACACCACGCATCCTGTCGATCCGGCCGCGCTCGCCGAACGGATCCTGCTGGCCTGGGCATGAGTCATCGGTTGCCGCGCCTGCTTTGCCTCAAGCGGTCCCAGCGGCCTACCATCGGCCACTTTTTGAAGTTTTCGGAGTCCGCGCAATGACGCTTCGTCCCGCCTTGCTGTCCCTGGCCCTGATCGCC
The window above is part of the Pseudoxanthomonas sp. X-1 genome. Proteins encoded here:
- a CDS encoding AAA family ATPase, yielding MNPPSPPVAARRIVLVSGAPGSGKTTLAVPLAKCLGLPLFSKDLIKETLADALGSGDGDLQASRKLGGASMELLWMLARCAPAAVLEANFRPHSEYERDRIGALDARIVEVHCDCGLPEAARRFGERAARAGHHAAHPLRTLNADDRPNTTARSGSAN